Proteins encoded together in one Impatiens glandulifera chromosome 1, dImpGla2.1, whole genome shotgun sequence window:
- the LOC124919597 gene encoding DEAD-box ATP-dependent RNA helicase 10-like gives MEEDKLSNLKSFKDLGVCEKLVEACDDLGWKNPSKIQVESIPHALKGKDLIGLAQTGSGKTGAFALPILQSLLESPQQAFFGCVLSPTRELAIQIAEQFEALGAGIGIKCVVLVGGVDMVQQSISLGKRPHIVVATPGRLIDHLSNTKGFSLQTLKYLVLDEADRLLNEDFEKAIDEILKVIPRERRTYLFSATMTKKVKKLQRACLRNPVKIEAASKYSTVDTLKQQYVFAPARHKDTYLVYILLEMSGSTSMVFTRTCDATRILALMLRNLGLRAIPISGQMSQTKRLGALNKFKSGECNILVCTDVASRGLDIPSVDMVINFNIPSNSKDYIHRVGRTARAGRSGVSISIVNQYELEWYIQIEKLIGKKLPEFPAPKDEVLMLAERVAEAKRISHMKINETVGKKRMGGDEDDEEMKKYLSKKNNGKPFKKSKKY, from the exons ATGGAAGAAGATAAATTGTCTAATCTCAAGTCGTTTAAGGACCTTGGAGTGTGTGAGAAATTGGTGGAAGCTTGTGATGATTTGGGTTGGAAAAACCCGTCTAAGATTCAAGTAGAGTCTATTCCTCATGCTCTGAAAG GTAAGGACTTGATTGGTCTTGCACAGACAGGTTCTGGTAAAACTGGAGCTTTTGCTCTTCCAATTCTTCAATCACTTCTAGAATCTCCTCAACAAGCCTTTTTTGGTTGTGTTCTCTCACCAACAAG GGAACTTGCAATTCAGATTGCAGAGCAGTTTGAAGCTTTGGGGGCTGGAATAGGGATCAAATGTGTAGTG TTGGTTGGAGGAGTGGACATGGTGCAACAGAGTATTTCACTTGGAAAACGACCTCACATTGTT GTCGCCACTCCTGGTCGTCTAATCGATCATCTGTCCAACACAAAAGGCTTTTCGCTACAGACATTAAAATACCTT GTATTGGATGAGGCAGATAGATTGCTTAATGAGGATTTTGAGAAAGCAATTGATGAGATTTTGAAAGTTATTCCCCGTGAAAGGAGGACATATTTATTTTCAGCTACCATGACAAAAAAG GTGAAGAAGCTTCAGAGGGCTTGTTTGCGAAATCCTGTGAAG ATTGAGGCTGCATCTAAATATTCGACAGTTGATACATTGAAGCAGCAGTATGTCTTTGCTCCTGCTAGGCACAAG GATACCTACCTTGTCTATATTCTGTTGGAGATGTCAGGAAGTACCTCAATGGTCTTCACTAGGACATGTGATGCCACTCGCATTTTGGCTCTTATGCTTAGGAACCTTGGTTTAAGGGCTATCCCAATCAGTGGCCAAATGAGCCAG ACAAAGAGACTTGGTGCCCTCAACAAATTCAAGTCTGGAGAATGCAACATTCTTGTGTGTACTGATGTAGCCAGTAGAGGACTCGATATTCCATCTGTGGATATGGTTATCAACTTCAATATCCCCTCAAACTCAAAG GACTACATTCATAGAGTGGGAAGAACAGCTCGAGCAGGTCGATCTGGAGTTTCAATCTCAATTGTGAATCAGTATGAGTTGGAGTGGTATATACAAATAGAAAAGCTCATAG GTAAGAAATTGCCTGAATTCCCAGCCCCAAAAGATGAAGTTCTAATGTTAGCAGAGCGTGTCGCAGAGGCTAAAAGGATATCCCATATG AAAATTAATGAAACCGTTGGCAAAAAAAGGATGGGAGGAGACgaagatgatgaagaaatgaagaagtatttatctaaaaaaaacaacGGGAAACCTTTTAAAAAGTCGAAGAAATATTAA
- the LOC124919606 gene encoding fe(2+) transport protein 1-like, with protein sequence MGAVNRVLFSFLILVSFLASQVHSVVPEECGSDQLGGCVNKSKALPLKVIAIAAILVTSMIGVSLPLVTRSVPALSPDRSLFVIVKAFASGIILATGFMHVLPDSFDMLSSQCLPDKPWHKFPFTGFVAMLSSIVTLMVDSVATSLYSKKNVAVIEVDVEDREMDVAVSTGGGHVHGHHHGPKDLGEASKLMRYKVVAMVLELGIIVHSVVIGLSMGASNNVCTLKPLVAALCFHQMFEGMGLGGCILQADYTFLKKTIMVFFFSVTTPFGIALGIGLSKTYRENSPSALITVGLLNASSAGLLIYMALVDLLSADFMGPKLQGSLRLQMKSYVAVLLGAGLMSLMAKWA encoded by the exons atggGTGCAGTTAATCGAGTCTTGTTTAGCTTCTTGATCCTAGTCTCCTTCTTGGCCTCACAGGTTCATTCGGTGGTCCCTGAAGAATGCGGATCCGATCAACTTGGCGGATGCGTTAACAAGTCCAAGGCCTTGCCTCTTAAAGTCATCGCAATCGCGGCCATTCTCGTAACCAGCATGATCGGAGTCAGTCTTCCTCTCGTAACTCGGTCTGTCCCGGCTCTTAGCCCGGACAGGAGCCTGTTTGTAATCGTCAAGGCTTTTGCCTCCGGAATCATCCTCGCCACGGGCTTCATGCACGTCCTTCCCGACTCCTTCGACATGCTTTCTTCGCAATGCCTCCCGGATAAACCGTGGCATAAGTTCCCTTTCACCGGCTTCGTCGCCATGTTGTCATCCATCGTAACCCTAATGGTTGATTCCGTGGCCACTAGTTTGTATAGCAAGAAAAACGTGGCAGTTATAGAGGTGGATGTTGAAGACCGTGAGATGGATGTGGCCGTGTCAACCGGTGGTGGTCATGTCCATGGCCACCACCACGGACCTAAAGATCTCGGAGAAGCCTCCAAGCTTATGCGCTATAAAGTGGTGGCCATG GTGCTAGAACTTGGAATAATTGTGCACTCGGTTGTGATCGGGCTTTCAATGGGAGCTTCGAACAACGTTTGCACCTTAAAACCATTGGTGGCGGCCCTTTGCTTCCACCAAATGTTTGAAGGAATGGGGCTCGGAGGATGTATACTCCAGGCGGATTACACTTTCTTGAAGAAAACTataatggttttctttttcTCGGTGACGACTCCTTTTGGGATAGCGTTGGGGATTGGATTATCGAAGACCTACCGAGAGAATAGCCCGTCGGCATTGATAACGGTGGGGCTGTTGAACGCCTCGTCGGCGGGGCTACTAATCTACATGGCCCTGGTGGATCTTCTTTCGGCGGATTTCATGGGTCCAAAGCTTCAAGGAAGTCTTAGGCTACAGATGAAGTCCTATGTTGCAGTTCTCCTCGGAGCCGGTTTGATGTCACTCATGGCCAAATGGGCTTAA